The following coding sequences lie in one Bacillota bacterium genomic window:
- a CDS encoding GNAT family N-acetyltransferase produces MRIDDPVGEIILKKIDFEKKEGTLSIYLQNNSVNEKGIGTWAGRQIIHYAFNELNLETVYADIVKKNLRSQHALEKVRFLFLNENEKFQYFYIKKRK; encoded by the coding sequence ATGAGAATTGATGATCCAGTAGGAGAAATAATTCTAAAGAAAATTGACTTTGAAAAAAAAGAAGGAACATTAAGTATCTATTTACAAAACAATTCTGTAAATGAAAAAGGAATTGGAACTTGGGCGGGAAGACAAATAATTCATTATGCTTTTAATGAATTGAATCTTGAAACAGTTTATGCAGATATCGTAAAAAAGAACCTAAGAAGCCAGCATGCCCTTGAAAAAGTGAGATTTTTGTTTTTAAACGAAAACGAGAAGTTTCAGTACTTTTACATTAAGAAGAGAAAATAG
- a CDS encoding GNAT family N-acetyltransferase encodes MSNVIIRKANSNDANGKGYVHYKSWIETYTGLFPEEIIDHLSLERSIQIAKDHPENTYIAIVDGKIVGFSSYLEARDDDSENSGEIVAVYVLKDYQGKGIGKRLMKVCYQELSHFKKILLWVLKSNLKAIRFYESEKFISDGKTKLLYGKEVIRMIKE; translated from the coding sequence TTGAGCAATGTTATAATAAGAAAGGCAAATAGTAATGATGCAAATGGAAAAGGCTATGTGCATTATAAAAGCTGGATTGAAACTTATACAGGATTGTTTCCTGAAGAAATTATTGATCACTTAAGTTTAGAACGATCGATTCAAATAGCAAAAGATCACCCTGAAAACACCTATATTGCTATAGTTGACGGCAAAATTGTAGGCTTTTCAAGTTATCTTGAGGCAAGAGATGATGACTCTGAAAATAGTGGAGAAATCGTTGCGGTGTATGTGCTAAAAGATTATCAAGGTAAAGGGATTGGTAAAAGACTTATGAAGGTATGTTACCAAGAACTCTCTCACTTTAAAAAAATCTTGTTATGGGTATTAAAATCCAATCTTAAAGCAATTCGATTTTATGAATCTGAAAAATTTATTTCTGATGGTAAAACAAAGTTGCTATATGGAAAAGAAGTTATTAGAATGATAAAAGAATGA
- a CDS encoding pyridoxamine 5'-phosphate oxidase family protein produces MKNENSTLEIKQMILNSNTVVVSSLDKNGYPTSRAMLMLNEKTSLSEMYFSTNTFSYKVIQFHENSKASLYFHTTNPFRGLYLKGEINIIFDQKIKDFFWHEGDEKYYRFGKTDPNYCILKFTPVEGNYYCGLRIDRFVIFDGEIQLVKPDLNTEVPDFLKQLYKEYINKMKTQSNEK; encoded by the coding sequence ATGAAGAATGAAAATTCAACGCTTGAAATCAAACAAATGATATTAAACTCAAATACCGTAGTGGTTAGTTCATTGGATAAGAACGGATATCCGACATCAAGAGCTATGCTGATGTTGAATGAAAAAACATCTTTAAGTGAGATGTATTTTTCCACAAACACTTTCTCATACAAGGTGATTCAGTTTCATGAAAATTCAAAAGCATCTCTTTATTTTCACACAACTAATCCATTTAGAGGACTATATCTCAAAGGAGAAATCAATATTATATTCGATCAAAAGATTAAGGACTTTTTTTGGCATGAAGGAGATGAAAAATATTATAGATTTGGTAAAACAGACCCAAATTACTGCATTCTCAAGTTTACTCCTGTTGAAGGAAACTATTATTGTGGATTAAGAATCGATCGGTTCGTGATATTCGATGGCGAGATTCAATTGGTCAAACCAGATTTAAATACTGAAGTACCTGATTTCTTGAAGCAACTTTATAAGGAATACATAAATAAAATGAAAACACAAAGTAATGAAAAATAA
- the smpB gene encoding SsrA-binding protein SmpB, whose translation MKALASNKKVSHEYFILETFECGIVLRGTEIKSIRLGKLAISDSYARISNYELYIINMHISPYEYGNIFNHKETRERKLLMKKHDIVKLSLKLKTEGLTLIPTKVYLKDGFCKLELALCKGKKQYDKRESQKQEDTKRRLVKVMKDIKN comes from the coding sequence ATGAAGGCATTAGCCAGCAATAAAAAAGTGTCACATGAATACTTCATTTTAGAAACGTTTGAATGTGGCATTGTATTACGTGGTACTGAAATTAAATCTATTCGACTTGGAAAATTAGCGATAAGTGATAGTTATGCAAGAATTAGTAATTATGAACTATATATTATCAATATGCATATTTCTCCTTATGAATATGGAAACATATTTAATCACAAAGAAACAAGAGAAAGAAAGCTATTGATGAAAAAGCACGATATCGTTAAACTTTCTTTAAAACTTAAAACAGAAGGATTAACACTTATACCTACAAAAGTCTATTTAAAAGATGGGTTTTGCAAGCTTGAACTTGCCCTTTGTAAGGGCAAGAAACAATACGATAAACGAGAATCACAAAAGCAAGAAGATACAAAACGTCGTTTGGTTAAAGTGATGAAAGACATCAAAAACTAA
- a CDS encoding leucine-rich repeat protein: protein MNKKLLFTSFIILFVLFVVGGYFFSIYLSTNSKHTIYFEENGGSIVLDITLQIGTVIEPPSDPTKTGFSFGGWYFDSGLTIVYTFTIMPAEDTTLYAKWNEILPEDDPSDYTYLLLANDTYEITGYIGSNTTLIIPSDYLGKTITSIGSFAFYECTSLISVTISSNIINIDYSAFYNCSSLESVTISIGVLFIGQNAFANCSSLTEISIPSSVTSIEMDSFLNTSSLMSITVEDGNQNYSSENGILFNKQKTILIVYPIGKTETNFVILSTVTSLGTSAFANCTSLTNIEIPSTLTSIEPAAFFNCSNLMSLTVDDENQNYSSENGILFNKQKNILIVYPKGKIDTSYLIPYSVTTIGPNAFENCNSLTTITIPTSVTNIDSVAFWNNDSLLNLIVDSENQYYSSEEGVLFNKDKTILIMYPKGKTETSYLIPLSVTSIGSNAFANCENLTSITIPSNVTTIGDVAFYSCIGITSIMIPESVISMGFYIFEYCDDLVIYAEATSKPSGWDSAWNSHNLFVVWGYES, encoded by the coding sequence ATGAACAAAAAATTATTATTTACTTCATTTATCATATTATTTGTACTTTTTGTTGTAGGAGGATATTTTTTTTCAATATATCTTTCCACTAATTCGAAACACACAATATATTTTGAAGAAAATGGAGGGTCCATTGTTTTGGATATCACTTTACAAATTGGAACAGTAATTGAACCACCATCAGACCCAACAAAAACTGGGTTTTCCTTTGGAGGATGGTACTTTGATTCTGGCCTTACAATTGTTTATACGTTTACAATAATGCCTGCAGAAGATACGACACTTTACGCGAAATGGAATGAAATCCTTCCAGAAGATGACCCAAGTGATTATACTTACCTACTCTTAGCAAATGATACTTATGAAATCACAGGGTATATTGGTTCTAACACAACATTAATCATTCCATCAGATTATTTAGGAAAAACGATAACAAGCATTGGTTCATTTGCATTCTATGAGTGTACTAGTTTAATAAGTGTTACGATTTCATCAAATATTATAAACATTGATTATTCTGCCTTTTATAATTGTAGCAGTTTAGAAAGTGTTACAATCTCAATTGGAGTACTCTTTATTGGCCAAAATGCATTCGCTAATTGCAGTAGTTTGACAGAAATTTCTATACCTTCAAGTGTGACGAGTATTGAAATGGATTCTTTCTTGAATACTAGTAGTTTAATGAGCATTACAGTAGAGGATGGAAATCAAAATTACTCATCTGAAAATGGTATTTTATTTAACAAACAAAAAACCATATTAATAGTATATCCAATAGGGAAAACAGAAACTAACTTTGTAATCTTATCAACGGTGACAAGCTTAGGCACAAGTGCATTCGCAAATTGCACTAGTTTAACGAATATAGAAATACCTTCGACTTTGACAAGTATAGAACCAGCAGCATTCTTTAATTGTAGCAATTTAATGAGTTTAACAGTAGATGATGAAAATCAAAATTATTCATCTGAAAATGGTATTCTATTTAACAAACAAAAAAACATACTGATTGTATATCCAAAAGGCAAGATAGATACAAGTTATCTGATCCCTTACAGTGTGACAACGATAGGTCCTAATGCTTTTGAAAATTGTAATAGTTTGACGACCATAACAATTCCAACAAGTGTGACGAATATTGATTCAGTAGCATTTTGGAATAACGACAGTTTATTAAATCTAATTGTAGATTCAGAAAACCAGTATTATTCATCTGAAGAGGGTGTACTATTCAATAAAGATAAAACGATATTAATTATGTATCCAAAAGGAAAAACAGAAACCAGTTATTTGATTCCTTTAAGTGTGACGAGCATCGGGTCAAATGCGTTTGCTAATTGCGAAAATTTAACAAGTATTACGATACCTTCGAATGTTACAACTATTGGCGATGTGGCATTCTATAGTTGTATCGGTATTACCAGTATAATGATTCCTGAAAGCGTGATAAGCATGGGATTCTATATCTTTGAATACTGCGATGATTTAGTTATTTATGCAGAAGCCACTAGTAAACCTAGTGGCTGGGATTCTGCTTGGAATTCGCACAATCTGTTTGTAGTATGGGGATATGAATCTTAG
- a CDS encoding YwbE family protein: MNGNNRKDIKLGSNVIIVEKQNQRNGTLTEGVILRILTNSQNHPHGIKVMLEDGTVGRVKEIKI, translated from the coding sequence ATGAATGGCAATAATAGAAAAGACATAAAACTAGGTTCTAACGTTATAATTGTTGAAAAACAGAATCAACGAAATGGAACTTTAACTGAAGGTGTAATACTAAGAATTTTAACAAATTCTCAAAATCATCCTCATGGGATTAAAGTAATGTTAGAAGATGGAACTGTGGGAAGAGTAAAAGAAATTAAGATATAA
- a CDS encoding 5'-nucleotidase C-terminal domain-containing protein encodes MSCDLFNQPVTITTTTQAETTTQTETTTQTETTTQTKTTTQTETTTQTETTIEEQFDSISEIRSGTVGETYTTRATIVGISSAGLLISNNTEYMYVYLGTQSTLELGDYVEVTGSTSLYGGAVQFTNNSTVQKISDGTLSVPSTATILSGEDVTNITSSFTVGEYIEVTGTVNVNGTYYNLTIEGTSVIGSLQGSGIDFPALNGEEVTITGYVLYVNGSTTQYLNILVTDLDVESTEPYPSFDLTILTINDLHGYIEQNEDGTNGISNTAYLIEQIRNQNALDDVVLIANGDMFQGTAISNMTNGLSVLECMNMMDFDAMGIGNHEFDWGIETIMTYFDGDETNGEANFTLLNANIYLYVDDTILAIVDGNMFMYTIIEREGIQIGVISYIGDVYSSIAQNIVQDYYFDLDISESVETIATDLRGLGVDIIVVNIHGGDSSNIENFYYNTQLATLKDSNGDYLVDVVINGHTHSYQTGTISRVGGTPLILVQAGSYNGAFGEIVLTMNTDTMEITHYTVQLINVSSAGTNYDEEIEAYIEDTLANLDDRILAVAGETITSKSELFQWTGNVMLAATGADLAVSNAGGVRTTGNIIAGENVTLSQLYEISPFDNTIIVMDLTYDELQVFLTNSELFYKIKDGLTLQTNETYKVAIISFVYYWTQYESLRSNEDIDTGLYIRDVLVQDIEIKGNNEALFSPISHPESDLEQLVTYN; translated from the coding sequence ATGAGTTGTGATCTATTTAATCAACCAGTTACTATTACAACTACAACTCAAGCAGAGACTACAACGCAAACCGAAACTACTACTCAAACCGAAACTACTACTCAAACCAAAACTACTACTCAAACCGAAACGACAACGCAAACTGAAACAACAATTGAAGAACAGTTTGATAGCATTAGCGAAATCAGAAGCGGAACAGTAGGAGAAACCTACACAACAAGAGCAACAATAGTAGGAATAAGTAGTGCAGGATTATTAATATCAAATAATACAGAATATATGTATGTTTATCTTGGAACGCAATCAACATTAGAACTTGGAGATTATGTAGAAGTGACAGGGTCAACCTCACTATATGGAGGGGCAGTACAATTTACAAATAATAGTACAGTCCAAAAGATTTCAGATGGAACCTTAAGCGTTCCATCAACAGCGACAATTCTAAGTGGGGAAGATGTCACAAACATCACAAGTAGCTTCACAGTTGGAGAATATATAGAAGTAACGGGAACCGTGAATGTAAATGGAACCTATTATAACTTAACAATAGAAGGAACAAGTGTGATAGGTTCCTTACAAGGAAGTGGAATAGATTTTCCAGCATTAAACGGAGAAGAAGTTACCATAACTGGATATGTGTTATACGTTAATGGAAGTACCACACAGTACTTAAATATATTAGTAACTGATTTAGATGTCGAATCAACGGAACCATACCCTTCCTTTGATTTGACCATATTAACAATCAATGATTTACATGGATATATTGAGCAAAATGAAGATGGAACAAATGGCATTTCTAATACAGCTTATTTAATAGAACAAATAAGAAATCAAAATGCATTAGACGATGTTGTTCTTATCGCTAACGGTGACATGTTTCAAGGCACCGCTATTTCCAATATGACAAATGGTTTATCTGTGCTTGAATGTATGAACATGATGGACTTTGATGCTATGGGTATTGGAAATCATGAATTCGATTGGGGTATTGAAACCATTATGACATATTTTGATGGTGATGAAACAAATGGTGAGGCGAATTTTACACTTCTAAACGCAAATATATATTTATATGTGGATGATACAATACTTGCAATTGTTGATGGTAATATGTTCATGTATACAATCATCGAAAGAGAAGGCATTCAAATTGGCGTTATCAGCTATATTGGAGATGTATATAGTTCGATAGCACAAAATATTGTGCAAGATTATTATTTTGATTTAGATATTTCGGAATCAGTTGAAACCATTGCAACGGATTTAAGAGGTTTAGGTGTTGATATTATTGTGGTTAATATACATGGTGGTGACTCTAGTAATATAGAAAATTTCTATTATAATACGCAACTTGCCACCTTAAAAGATTCCAATGGAGACTACTTAGTTGATGTCGTCATTAATGGACATACTCACTCATATCAAACTGGAACAATAAGCCGGGTTGGAGGAACTCCTTTGATTCTTGTTCAGGCTGGAAGCTATAATGGCGCATTTGGAGAAATTGTATTAACTATGAATACAGATACCATGGAAATAACACACTATACCGTTCAATTAATCAATGTTTCTAGTGCAGGAACGAACTATGACGAAGAAATTGAAGCCTATATAGAGGATACACTTGCCAATTTAGATGATAGAATACTAGCCGTTGCTGGAGAAACAATTACTTCAAAAAGTGAATTATTTCAATGGACAGGCAATGTAATGTTAGCTGCGACTGGTGCTGACCTTGCTGTTAGTAATGCTGGTGGTGTACGTACTACTGGCAATATTATAGCTGGTGAAAATGTTACATTATCACAATTGTATGAAATAAGTCCATTTGATAATACCATAATTGTAATGGATCTTACTTATGACGAACTGCAAGTGTTTTTGACAAATTCTGAATTGTTTTATAAAATTAAAGATGGCTTAACATTACAAACGAATGAAACATATAAAGTAGCTATAATCAGTTTTGTCTATTACTGGACTCAGTATGAAAGTCTAAGGTCTAATGAAGATATTGACACAGGATTATATATCCGTGATGTGCTTGTTCAAGATATCGAAATTAAAGGGAATAATGAAGCTTTATTTTCTCCGATAAGTCATCCTGAATCCGATTTAGAACAATTAGTTACTTATAATTAA
- a CDS encoding GNAT family N-acetyltransferase, translated as MNLNEYLSNPCRSLSIPYWKNKIIETPPNIQIIHEKDFLNLKFNYLKSDRFFRLIHRLKMVSKEDEIIQNIDMKNDINELIYKMNSCYQKEKIRVSKEDIKQWISRSVFQENLWVKIVIDGKIIASGIAEFDFEAKEGVLEWIQVLPKYQRRGYGKLIINALLNRLSKKANFVTVSGRLDNTSNPKKIYTDCGFEGNDIWYVCTTE; from the coding sequence ATGAATCTAAACGAATATTTAAGCAACCCTTGCAGGTCATTATCTATACCGTATTGGAAGAATAAGATTATTGAAACTCCTCCAAACATTCAAATAATTCATGAAAAAGATTTTCTAAATTTAAAATTTAATTATCTGAAATCAGATAGGTTTTTTCGATTAATTCATCGATTGAAAATGGTTTCTAAAGAAGATGAAATCATACAAAATATCGACATGAAAAATGATATAAATGAATTAATCTATAAGATGAATAGTTGCTATCAAAAGGAAAAAATACGAGTATCAAAAGAAGATATTAAACAATGGATTTCAAGAAGTGTTTTTCAAGAAAATTTATGGGTTAAAATTGTAATAGATGGAAAAATTATTGCCAGTGGTATTGCAGAATTTGATTTTGAAGCTAAAGAAGGTGTTTTAGAATGGATTCAAGTTTTACCAAAATATCAAAGGCGAGGCTATGGGAAATTGATTATAAATGCTTTACTAAATCGATTATCAAAAAAGGCTAATTTTGTTACTGTTTCTGGTAGATTGGATAATACTTCAAACCCCAAAAAAATATACACTGATTGTGGATTTGAAGGAAATGATATTTGGTATGTATGCACTACTGAATAA
- a CDS encoding leucine-rich repeat protein: MKKLLIFVFSLSFIFIMSSQIIKVEGINVVTFNVQSYFDEFNHTDNVVTDAVYGSTVSFDASLASTADFTFKYWVINDVVEFHSAVDDEFYILDNMSVKALFSPSDAHLAVFLDSNGKYLDLNYVVDGGTAVADGDFVEPTKPGYSVTTNKWDKSLTNITEDTVFILQYEKTTSDTFALSVVNGTGSGTYDFNTEVIAIANTAPAEQVFSHWEDSNSNIVSYTSTYTFTVLADKTITAVYAGIAPTVILLVATQEVSLRVGYYSYLSQVSVPVGYTIIEYGVVTSETLRKPSLAYDNCDQIYRATLMNQNTKEYVISIPINHFYARSYLIIKDGSEVITKIYGPLVSYIPEGSSVIIFDSNDGSAVSPILQVEGSAVSEPASPTKDGYDFAGWYSDTELLVPYTFSTMPVDNEMLYAKWTSYLAYTLKVDETYEVDGRLGDTTNIVIPSTYEGVAVTSIRSYAFDSDFDLTGVIISEGISELKEGAFWNNTNLNYVILPSTLTSIGSETFFNCVSLSSVIIPLSVSTMSSYVFVNCETTTIYIEASSIPVGWEIPWNTQGGIEVWGFYLSNNTSTITFESNGGLAVDTIEQLEFTPVTKPSNPTRGGYDFGGWYSDAEFTTPYIFSIMPIDDVTVYAKWTSYLTYLLKDDLTYEVTGRTGETTNIVIPSTYLDVAVTSIGANAFLEDAALTGVVISEGILEIKEHAFENDNSITSFILPNTLITIGAYAFAYSTNISSIIIPFSVMSVDMFIFEGCLSTTINIRVPGIPVGWSPLWNVYGGIEVWGYTE; encoded by the coding sequence ATGAAAAAACTTCTTATATTTGTATTTAGTCTTTCGTTTATTTTTATAATGAGCAGTCAAATCATTAAAGTAGAAGGAATTAATGTTGTTACATTTAATGTACAATCTTATTTTGATGAATTCAATCATACAGATAATGTTGTTACAGATGCAGTATATGGATCAACCGTATCATTTGATGCGAGTCTCGCATCAACGGCAGACTTTACTTTTAAATATTGGGTGATTAATGATGTCGTTGAATTTCATTCTGCGGTCGATGACGAATTTTATATTCTAGATAACATGTCGGTAAAAGCGTTGTTTTCACCAAGTGACGCACATTTAGCTGTGTTTTTAGATTCCAATGGAAAATATTTAGATCTTAATTATGTAGTAGATGGAGGTACAGCTGTAGCGGATGGTGATTTTGTTGAACCTACAAAGCCTGGGTATTCTGTCACAACCAATAAGTGGGACAAATCACTTACTAATATTACAGAAGATACTGTATTTATTTTACAGTATGAAAAAACGACAAGTGATACGTTTGCTTTGTCAGTTGTAAATGGAACTGGTAGTGGAACATATGACTTTAATACTGAAGTGATTGCCATTGCAAATACCGCACCAGCAGAACAAGTCTTTAGTCATTGGGAAGACTCTAATTCAAATATTGTATCATATACTTCAACCTATACGTTTACTGTGTTAGCAGATAAAACCATCACCGCAGTTTATGCTGGAATTGCTCCAACTGTAATTTTACTTGTTGCGACTCAAGAAGTATCATTAAGAGTGGGATATTATTCATATTTATCTCAAGTCTCGGTTCCAGTTGGATATACTATAATTGAATATGGAGTTGTTACTTCAGAAACATTAAGAAAACCAAGTTTAGCCTATGATAATTGTGATCAAATTTATAGAGCTACACTCATGAATCAAAATACGAAAGAATATGTGATTTCTATACCTATCAACCATTTTTATGCTAGATCCTATCTAATCATTAAAGATGGAAGTGAAGTGATTACAAAGATTTATGGACCTCTTGTTTCTTATATTCCAGAGGGATCATCCGTTATTATCTTTGATAGTAATGACGGATCAGCAGTTAGTCCAATTTTACAAGTAGAAGGCAGTGCAGTATCAGAACCCGCAAGTCCAACCAAAGATGGATATGATTTTGCTGGTTGGTATAGTGATACTGAATTACTCGTACCTTATACGTTTAGTACCATGCCAGTTGATAATGAAATGTTATATGCAAAATGGACTTCTTATCTTGCTTATACACTGAAAGTTGATGAAACATATGAGGTGGATGGACGTTTAGGGGATACAACAAATATAGTCATTCCTTCGACTTATGAAGGTGTAGCAGTAACAAGTATTCGTTCTTATGCATTTGATTCTGACTTTGATTTAACCGGAGTTATTATATCCGAAGGAATTTCGGAACTAAAAGAAGGTGCATTTTGGAACAATACGAATTTAAATTATGTAATATTGCCTAGCACCCTAACTTCAATTGGGTCTGAAACGTTTTTCAATTGTGTTAGTTTAAGCAGTGTAATCATACCACTTTCTGTTTCTACAATGAGTTCGTATGTTTTTGTTAATTGTGAAACAACAACAATATATATCGAAGCATCTAGTATACCAGTTGGTTGGGAAATTCCTTGGAACACTCAAGGAGGAATAGAAGTATGGGGATTCTATTTATCCAATAATACTTCCACAATCACATTTGAAAGTAATGGAGGTTTGGCAGTAGATACAATTGAACAATTAGAATTTACACCAGTAACAAAACCTTCGAACCCTACAAGAGGTGGTTATGATTTTGGCGGTTGGTATAGTGACGCAGAATTTACAACACCGTATATTTTTAGTATTATGCCAATTGATGATGTAACAGTATATGCGAAATGGACTTCTTATCTTACTTACCTACTAAAAGACGACTTGACCTATGAGGTCACTGGCCGCACAGGAGAAACGACTAATATCGTTATTCCTTCAACCTATTTAGACGTAGCAGTAACAAGTATTGGAGCGAATGCCTTTTTAGAAGACGCTGCTTTAACTGGTGTTGTTATATCGGAAGGAATTCTTGAAATAAAAGAACATGCTTTTGAAAACGATAATAGTATTACAAGTTTTATTTTACCAAATACATTAATAACCATTGGTGCCTATGCATTTGCTTATAGTACTAATATAAGTAGTATAATTATACCTTTTTCAGTAATGTCAGTGGATATGTTTATTTTCGAAGGATGTTTGAGTACTACAATAAACATTCGAGTTCCAGGTATTCCTGTCGGTTGGTCACCTTTATGGAACGTTTATGGTGGAATAGAAGTATGGGGATATACTGAGTAA
- a CDS encoding GNAT family N-acetyltransferase, whose product MANIEFLQINKESFQTIESAKMLWIPYVLETKKNKNEEIVLDQINDNLVRRINIQGLRDSMHFELFYFNSECIGIANFAIDLGGIRGIIEPGYGFIMEFYIVPEKRKHGFGRMFFSHIESVLKADGANALYLTPDLVTGIPFWKALGFENSKKIDPDNHMPIFIKKI is encoded by the coding sequence ATGGCAAATATAGAATTTCTACAGATAAATAAAGAATCCTTTCAAACCATTGAATCCGCAAAAATGTTATGGATTCCATATGTTTTAGAAACAAAAAAAAATAAAAACGAAGAAATTGTATTAGACCAAATCAATGATAATTTGGTACGAAGAATCAACATTCAAGGACTACGAGATAGTATGCATTTTGAACTTTTTTATTTTAACAGTGAATGCATTGGAATTGCTAATTTTGCAATCGACTTGGGTGGAATTCGTGGGATTATTGAACCAGGATATGGGTTTATCATGGAGTTTTACATTGTTCCTGAAAAACGCAAGCATGGATTTGGAAGAATGTTTTTCTCTCATATTGAAAGCGTGTTAAAAGCCGATGGGGCCAATGCATTATATTTAACACCGGACTTAGTTACTGGTATTCCATTTTGGAAAGCTTTGGGATTTGAGAATAGCAAGAAGATAGACCCAGATAATCATATGCCTATTTTTATCAAAAAAATTTAA
- a CDS encoding helix-turn-helix domain-containing protein has product MPSYIFYTVEEITEILKVTQNTLYNYIKSGSLKAVKIGKYWRIQRFALEELLETSTNIPSIL; this is encoded by the coding sequence ATGCCAAGTTACATTTTTTACACTGTAGAAGAAATTACTGAAATTTTAAAAGTAACACAAAACACATTATATAATTACATCAAGAGTGGAAGCCTAAAAGCGGTGAAAATAGGAAAATATTGGAGAATCCAGAGATTTGCTCTAGAAGAATTACTTGAAACCAGCACAAACATACCAAGTATTTTATAA
- a CDS encoding helix-turn-helix domain-containing protein: MPDFTLYTVDEIKEILKVTQRTLYNYIKSGNLKAVKIGKYWRIKKSDLEEFLENGTNKLKSEN, encoded by the coding sequence ATGCCAGATTTCACCCTATATACAGTTGACGAAATTAAAGAGATTTTAAAGGTTACACAAAGAACACTGTATAATTATATTAAGAGTGGAAACTTAAAAGCAGTAAAGATAGGAAAATATTGGAGAATTAAGAAATCAGATCTTGAGGAATTTCTTGAAAATGGTACAAATAAATTAAAAAGCGAAAACTAA